One Triticum dicoccoides isolate Atlit2015 ecotype Zavitan chromosome 3B, WEW_v2.0, whole genome shotgun sequence genomic window, TGACAGAGCACTGTGAGGGGCACAACCATTCCATGTCTCTAACGATGGGAGAGGGCGATATCGACGTCTATTACTAAAGATTTGCTAAAGCAATTAAGGGAAAACAATGTCAACCTCTGAAAGATGCACAACATCATAGACAACTTTGTCGTCCGATGATGACGCGAGGAAGACTCTGGAGGTCTTCGCAGCATTGTCGCCGGGGACCCTGACTTCACATACTGAGTTTTGGCAAACGGTGATAGCAGGGTGAAGAACTTTGATGTGGACTAATGGAAGCAGCAGAATGCAGTACCGGTTCTTTGGGGATGTGATAATCTTCGAAATAACATATAGGACCAACCTCTATGACATGCCGTTTCGGCTATTCGTGGGGGTGAGCAATCATTTTTAAAGTCTGACGATGGGTTACAAACTTgagaaatatattcaggtggggagctCCCCCTCgatgatttttcaaaaaaaaaaatcatttGTAAAGCATTATCCTGGCTGGGGTACTGATATGCTGCTTGATAAATACAATTTGAGGACGATGGGGAACACTGAAGGCGGTGACACCCGAGCAAGAATAGAGGTTCAGGTATGGCCGGAATCATAAGTTGTTTCCTTCTACTCGATTCCTCTGTAAACACCTGCTTGACGGTCACATCTCTGCAGTTCCCGGACACGTCGAGCTTGGGGTCAACAGCGAGCGCTTGGAGCACGAACTTGACGCCGGAGCAAGGAGGCCATGGCATCGACGAGGTGAGCGGAAATACTGTTGGTCTTCCGAACTGGGAGAGGTGATACAGCCGGAACTCTCTTCAGAGAAGATTTTGAAGCTAACTGGATGATAGGGTCAGAGATGATACCCTTGAAGGATTCAGCAAGCATGACCCAGCTGCCGTGGCGTTGGCCAGCTAAGATGGTGTTGACTCTGATGTGGACAATGGCTCACGCGTGATGTATGTGGCCGGAGAGGTTGATTCCGGTGGAGTAGAGGGAGTTGAGCAAAGTACTGTGCTTGCTCTGCTCCCGTTGTGCAAGATGGGCACACCATCTTCAACAGTTTGTTGTGTGCGTGCGGTGTGCTTGAGGTTGCAGACAAAAAGAAAACTCGTCGAGTGTGATTACGTCATGATTTATGAAGGGAAACTCTAGTTTGTGCTTGTAAAACCCAGTGGCTGAGTACGCGCACAGTTGCATCTCGTTGACAGTAAAGATCTTAAATCTAACCAAAAATGTTTTGTTTTTTGTTACAAGATTGTGCTCATTAGCAATTAATTAATGTTGGGGCACTCGATTAACTATATGCGTGAGTAGTGGTTAGATAGTTGGCAGAGGTCCAGTAGAGGTCATTTGGTTTTCAGTTTAATTTTTTTGCTGGCCCCGGACTAAAAAAAGTTGTTGCATTTGGAATGGAGACGGCTCATACTCGCACAGGAAAAAGACTGAGCCGCGACCGCAGTTTCTATTCCGCCTCTTCGTCAATAGCTGTCGTTGCATTTAATGCACCCAAGAGCTGTATTTATTTTTCTTAGCATACATCTGCTATACAAAGAAGAATGCATGGCCCGGCACACATCCACATGCTAGCTGACGGGGTAGATTTCAGGAGCATCTGAGCTTGGGCTCAGAAACGAATATCCGATAAATAGCATGATATTTGACTATATCAAATAGATTTGGTGGGGAATCCTAAAGACACTCAGGTCGTGGTTGGTTCTAATACCAGCCCAATTGAAGGAGCATCTGAAACTTTCCTGACACATCTACTGCATTTTCTGAAACAATCCCTGATGATAAGGAGTGTCTAGCTTTGATAGAGACACTTACTGGGTTGGGTGGCCTCAGCTTGTCGGAGGAGGATGAACCAGCTTCACCAACAGGCGGCAAGCTTGCTAGGAAGCACTCTTCTTGAGCCCGGCGTCTGTCTTCAAGGTGGGGATGTGGTCACCTTCTCCTGGAGCCGCTCTATGAAGAGGACCAAGAAGGTGAAGCCTGGGGAACACCTGAAGCGCTACTAGAAGTGATGATGTAATTTTGGCTGCCTTCATAGAAAATAGGGCGAGTAATGTATGTGCTGCCTGCGTGCAGTTCCCCTTCAGGACAGTGTTAACGCAAATTATTGGGTATTTCTTCTAGCTTTCCCAGTTCTTCTCTTGTTTTAGCTTTAATTTGTGACTTGAGACATGTTTGCATGGTTGTATCGGCTCTCTGGTTTCATTCTTGCAATGGTACTGGGGGTGGGGGTTTCCCTCCTCTCGTGATTTTCTAAAAAAGAGGTTAGATCAAATATCTAGTAGCCACGGCTCATGTAAACCGACCCGAAAAACTGAGAGCGTACGCGGCTAGATACCCAACTAATTGCACGTGTGATCTCTCCATTAGTGGAGGGCTCACAACCACACAATTCCTCCCTGTCCTTTGTCTTCCCCACCCCATATTTTCTCCCATCCTGCAAATCCTCTCTCCTTTCACATGCCCCCTTCCTTTAGATCAGGGCCAACGTCAATAAGTCGGCGACCACCACCACTATAGGCTTTTGCTCCGGTTCGTGTGCACCGTCTGGAGGAAACACCATGCTTTGGAGCCGCTGATGCAAAAACGAAAGGACAACAACCGCTCACCGCTGTTGTTTTAGTGTGGGTGCTAGAACGGGGTTCATTGTCGGTTCTTAGTGTTGCACGAGCAACAATGGGCGCTTGAAGTGTTGCAACGGGGTGTCGCCACAACGCCACCGGCGATGCATATGCTACAACGCAACCACCGAGGCTGCAACGGGGGTCGTGCTCGCGCATCGGTGCCGACAACTCCTAGTGCTGCAATGCAACGCTTGTTGGCGGCTCTCGGTGCTGCGATGCAGCGCTAGCTATTGAAATGGAGTGCTCGCCGACGGTTCTCAGAGCTGCAATAGAGTGCTTGCCAACGACACCCAGTGCTGCAATGGAGCGCTTGCCAACGACTCCCAGTGTTTCAATGGAGCGCTCGTTGACGGCTCCCGGTGTTGCGATGCAGTACTCGATAGTGGCTCTCGGAGATGTGATGGAATGCTCGATACTACAATGGAGCGCTCACTGTCGTCCGGTGGTGTGATGAAGCGCTAGGCGGCTGCTCCTGGTGCTGCGATGTAGCGTTTGCCGACAGTTGTCGTGATGCTTGCAGCGACTTCATGTTGTTGCCTTGCTACTGCTAGACGAGATCAAAGCAAGGGGCTGATTGGCGCGATTCGAAGAAGAACGACGTGTGTGCGTTGACCTAGTCAATGGCTGGGAGGAACAAATCAGAAGGCTGAAATCAGTTGGTTGAGGCCTAGCACGCCATTTATTTAGGACCTAGATAAATCCCGAATGTTGGGAATCTGTATTTTTCGCAACTAAACCTATCATCCTCGCGTCACTAAACTCGCTATTGAAAACTTTTTTGCCATCAAAAGTTCGAAATTTATCATTTCCGCTTATTTAAGGctgaaaaaaaaagaggaaaaagaaacCCTTACGGGCCTGTAGAGTACTAATAACAACCTTGTGCGGACTAGGACCTTGTGCGGGCTTACGAAAAGTTTGCCTAGAATCGCTCAAGAAAAACAAAATCCCTCTTTCCTGAaaacccaggcggcggcggcgcggtgcggcCGGCGGCGAGGGAACCACAAAAAGGCGAGCTATGGCGGGTGGCAGCCCGGAAAATTAGGAGGCGCGGACGCCTCGTGACTCGTGAGTTGGAGATGCAGATGGAAGAGGAGGTCGAGCAGCGGAATCAGCCTCGTCGCAAGAAGAATCAGGCTGACCTTGCTGATGAGCTCGAGTTCTTCACGGACCTCCGCCATATGCTGATGataaagaagaacaaggagaaggagaagggcaCGCCCGAGAAGGAGAGGTTCGATTCTTCCAACTCCTACCGTAGTTTGGGCACGCAGAAGGGGCTTTGTTTTCTCGACAATCGTATCAAGGTCTTGCGCAAGCGGATGGGGATAACCGCCGGAACTGCCCACACCTCCCCCGCGATCTCTGATCTGTCGGACCCCTCGGGGAAGCATATGAATGGTGCAGATCCAATTTCAGATGATGTTGATGGTGCTGATGGTTCTggtgacgacgaggaagaggataGGATGGAGTGTGGCAAGCcagccatggaggaggaggaggtccagAGGATCACCGGCTCCACGCCAATTTCGGAGATTGATGCTGAGGCAGTGATGGAGGCAGATGCCCAAGATACCGATGTATCAGAGGAACCTGATCCCATTCCCACCAACACAACGACAAAAGTGTCCATAAACAATGAAGTCCTTGATGGAGCTGACACTGATTGTGTTGACGATGATGAGGTAGACAGAGGCAAATCGGACGCACAATTAGCCAAGGAGAAGAGGGTGATGTCTACCGAGGAGCTCAAGTTTGAGTCCTTCCGCCATGGCTGGGAGACTGCGTTTAGCCGACGCAGCGGCCACTTCCTTAACAAGAGTGAGTAATAATTAACCATGGGGCTTTGTTTTCTCATTCTTGGTTAATTTAATTAGTTTACCTTCGACGGTTGTCCTTCCTTAACAAGGGAATAGGGGATTTACTCTGCTGCTTATCTAGCACGTATCGGTTCATGTTAGATTTCTGACAGCCGATTTACTTGGGTGCAGCGACAGTGAGTTCCATGCAGTTTACACACTTGGCACCTGGGCGCATCCCATTAGGCGCTGGCATAGAACCTGCCGTGCAGATCTTCTCTGTCAAGCTTACAGAGGTGAAAGGCGGCTTCAAATTTCCATTGTCCGTGTATGGTGTGGTCGCTGCCCGTGATGGCGTGGACTACAACCGCAACCTTGTCTTCTTTTGCGATAGGAGGAACTCCCAAAAACTTACTCAAAATGTACGGTTGCTGGTGTATTAATTTGCTCTCCATTTTCTTTTGGGGATCTTCTTGTCTGTCTGCCTGCGTCCTCCCTTGTTGATTATTAATTAACTATGAAGCACCGATACGGCGACATCGATACAGCGATACGGGTACGGCGATACGGGATACGGCAATTTCTGAAAACATCAACACGGCGATACGGCGAGTATATATAAATAATTAATAATATAACGTGTAATAAAAACAAACATAATAAAATGTGTGAGATGAGATCAAAATACTGCCCCATAATAAAATCAAACAATGCAAAAGTTCACTAAGATAAGATGAAGGCTCAATTTCCTAAACAAGTGCCTGTGGGGTTACATAAATAAACACATCTTCATGCAACATTTCTAAAACCACTAGTTTAGCTACACATAGGGATCCAAAATTGCATTGTTGTTCTATACAAATATGCCCTGAGAGTGGGTTTGTTTCTAAACGGGCAGCACATTATTGATTGGAGTTCTTGATAAAGACAATGACATGCAACTTAGTAGTAAATACCAAACAGCTTCCCTAGCAGTAGACAGTAGCATCACAGCGAGCAAGCAATACCACCTCGGGGGGATCAGCCAAGCACACCGCAAGCAGTCAGCGAAGCACATAGAAAGCAGCTTCGTATATTACTTCGCTCTTGCGACGGCAGCGGAGAAGACTCCAGTCGAGTTAGTCGAGGCGGCGGCATGGCGAGTCTAGGCGAttccaggcggcggcggcgagccacTCCAGGCAGCGGCGGCGCGCTCCTACAGTCCCCGCCCGATACAGAGAGGAGAGGGAGCAAATGTTAGGGTTAGCTCGTGGGCTTCTTACTGGGCTCGGGGCTGGCAACGCTTGCCATGTCCTTACCGTATCCCACCATCTCCACAGTGCGTATCgggtttatttttctttctttttaaatcAAAAATTGAGATACTCCTGGGATACGCATATTGAAGCCGTATCCTGCGTATCGGAGTATCGGCGACGTGCAGTACGCCGATACACCAGTTTTGGCCGTATCGGTGCTTCGTAGTTAATTAATGCTGTGGCTGATATGGTGATGCTTTTGCATGCAGGATCCTTATCTGCGCCTGATCGGCCCGTCTCGTGCTGTTTTCTTTGAGGACTATGTTAATTATGAGGTCCAGCTTATGGTGAAAGGCAGCGTCAAGTCTCGGGACAGGCCGTTGATCACAGATACATACCGCCAAATCCGATGCCGTATTGGTGTATCCACCATCTGCTTTCAGAACTGCTTCTGCACGTTAGAGTTACGCTTGGAGCGATTTCTAGGTTCGGTCCAGGCCACCATCTTTGGCGTACGCGTCGTCAAAGACAATGGGGCGTGGCCTTTTGGATATGGTGTTCGGGTTGCTTGCTCCCCAGCATCACGGGAACTTATGGAGGACAGTGATGGTGAAATCAAGTATGTTGCTCAGCCTTCGTCTGGGGAAATCTTGCTGCTTGATTCAAAAGATGGAAGAAGACCTGCGGATTCAGATGGATACCTTTATCTGTCAAGGCAAGTTGTTTCTGTAGAACCAAGCGGACAGCTGGAAGTTGAAATACAGGCCTATGCACCACCCGGCGTTCTCCCTGCAAAAGCTCAGGTCTGCTTCGAAGCCCAAGAATGCAACATAGATCGTGGTCGTTGTTGCCTCCTCGGTGCCGAGGTGGAGATCTGTGTTGCTTGGTCCCGTCTTGCTTCGGACATGGAGATGCTTGCGGGTGTTGACAGGGATTTTCAAAGGGACGAACCAGAGGTTGCGTTCACACAAGTGGGGCTGAATGGAGAGCCTGACACCGAACGAATCTTTTAAGAAATGCTTGGTATCAGCTTGTTGAAGTTCCTATAGTAGTATTTCTGCATCGTGTTTAGTTATATATGTAAGGTGTCCAACTATGCCTTATGCTATGCATCTGCATCGGATTAGCTATATATATAACCTGTCCAACTATGACTGATGCACCAGGCAACTGTTTGTTTGGTTGTGTATCGACTGTGACTTTTAATATGCTGTTTGAAAGCATTTCTGTGTTGATTAATCTGCTATGGTCTGTTCTATGATTAATTACTATACTTGTGGTTGCTGACTTGTATTATTATGGTAGCATGGCATGAGACTTCTGCCTGCTGGCATGACACATTTGCTTGAAGGAACTGTTTATGCAGTAGCATTTTTCTTTTTCAGTTTATGCAGTCTGATTAGACGGAGATAATCTGGTTTTACTTGAAGAAGCAAGTGAATCTTCTTCAGGTGCATGACAGACTTGCTTACTTGTTTTCATCATGCAATACAATTTTTCTTCCTTAATTATCTGTAAACTGGAGCCATATATCAGTTGCGCGGCGCGTGACATGAGATCGGTCACATTACTGGTCACAGATGTTCCTGCATGCATGCCAGTTTATGCATTACAAAAATCACATCTGGACGCATTGTTTCTTAACAAAGTATCTCCACAGGTTTTCAGACATCCTTTCCTTCCTTTGGCTATGCTTTTTTCTTTGCTTCAGCCTTCTTAGTGAAGGTAAGTTATGCAGGGCTGTGTCAGTGCAAGCCTTTGGATTGGCTAGGTCAGCATTACTTCAATCTGTTCTGCTTGCCTTCAGAATAAGGCCACGTGAAACAATAACACAACCTTCAGAATGGGTATTACTGTGTGCCCTCTACTGCCGCTCATATTGGCAGTACATGTTGCACTCCACTTTCTCCTGGATAATAGAAGTGTCCAACTATCATTTATTGTATGTAAGACTGACTTTTAAGATATGTTGTGTGGAAGCATTTCTGTGTTGATTAATCTGCATTGGTCTTATTGTCTGATTGATTAGAGTCCAGTCAGTAGTCTGGTTTTACTGACTTGTATTATTCTGGTAGCATTGTTTAGTCCTGATTGTTTAGTCCCGgttgcagaaccgggactaaaggccctctggaaccgggactgatgccctgttttctactagtacaTTAGCCTCTTAGAATCCAGTTTAATGTTGAAAGATTGAAACCGAATTACCTTTAACGTACACTACCATATGCCATCATGTGCATATTGTTTTGACAATCTTATATTTCTAGAGAATTAGTCAAGAATATCATATGTATAATAATTTACCGAGTTTGAACAAAATTATATGCTTTTACAGTTTTATTTTGTTATCTAAAATTCATGTTTCTGCGGTGGAAATGTGATAAGGTAGATTAAACTACAATCTTTGTGCAAATTAATTGAGTCAACTCACATGctttgattatcatattgtttgaattTACGGGCCTCGAGCCCCCTAAATCTTGGCCTCGACCCAGTTAAAATTCTAAAATATCAAAGTCTGATTTAAGTTGCATGGTGAGTGTGTAAGTTTATTACCATACTACTAATGGAGTCAATTTTTGTCATGACTTCCATGAATGTTATGTCGTGATGAAATTTAGCAAGCGCACAAAGCATTTATCAAAGTTCGCctcaatttttttagattttttcaaATTTTTACACGCTATTTTCTATTTTACTTTTCACCCCGTGCTCATTTGAGCTCAATAGTAGAAGAGGACTTTCGGCTTGGGAGATTTTATTCATGCTGAAACCGTGGGGTTGCCAGTATAACAATCACATGGATCGTCTATTGAAGCTCTTGCTGGCTCACCTCAACTCAGCTGCTACTCCGCTTGCTCACTTGGCCTTTTTTAGCTCTCTCTACTGCTAACTCAGAAAGAAAAATAGGTAATGCATTTTCTATTTTGTTAAGTAAGAACTTGTTCATGGATTTTTTTAAATGTTGTGAATTGAAAAGCCATGAAAAAAGGTTCAGGAATGAAAAAAGATAAATGGATTTAAacgatgttcatgaattttaatgaaagttcacaaatttaaaaaatcaTAGACTATACAAATGTTCGTAActttaaaatattcatgattttgtaCTTATGCTTGTGGATTTTAAAAATACTCACGAATTTGAATAAACGTTCATTAAATAAAAAGtggaaaaataaaatagaaaatgaaaAAGAGAATGAagagaaaaatatataaaaaggaaaACTATTAAAAATAGTAGAAAAAACAGGGGAAAAAGTAAAACAAAAATCCAGGCAACAAGTTTTTAAAATTGACCAGCCAATGAGCCAATTATGATTAGGTGTGTGTTACTCTCAATCAGCGACACACAATCTTACAAGCGCGGCTCGTCGCGATCCCCACAACACCCGACGCGTCAGATCGAGGGagcttagagcatcttcaatagatggtCCAAAATTTGGCGGTCAAAACCGACGATGTAAAGTTTGgaccgccaaaaagtgtgttctgaAGCTCCGAAAAAAGAccaactccaacagatggtccaaattCTCATGGTCCAAAAGACCAACTCCCATAGATGGTCCAAATTCATGATCCAAAACCGGCCAGGAGCCGCTGTCCAGCCACTGTACAGCCGCACATATTGCATAAAACATGTTTTGAAACAACATAAAAAAAATCATGTCCACGATATCAAATTATTACATAGTTCTTCAGATCCAGGAGATGAAATGCAACACAAATACAACATAGTTTTGCATAATACAACATAGTTTTGAACAAACAAATAATGAATCTATGCGGATCTTTCGCCATGCCATTTCCAATGCTCTTTCATCAAATCTTTCTAGAGTTGGTCATGCACATCTGTGTCTCTAATCTCGCTGTACACCTTCATGAAACGTCTGATGCGCTGTTCTTTTCGCACGGGGTTAACAAGAATGCCCATCAAATGATAGAAGTTGTAATCTAAATGTTTTCCACGCTCGTTCTCAATGATTATGTTATGCATGATCATGCAAGCACCAAAGGATCTTTTGATCTCAAAATCTAGGTGGTCCtcgcacaatagcaaattgggattgcaaaatcccaaatgccctctcaacataTTTTCTAGCCGCCGCTTGTGCATTATGAAAAACAAGTTCTTTTTTACCTTCAGGTTTTGCAATTGGCTTGACAAATGTACTCCAGCTCGGGTAGATCCCATATGCAAGATAGTACCCATAGTTGTAGGTGCGACGATTTGCTTCGAAGGTCACCTGTGGTGCTTCTCCatttgctaagttggcaaagagagGTGACCGGTCGAGCACGTTGATGTCGTCGCAAGAACCGAGCATACCAAAatatgcatgccaaatccatgttTCATGATCATCAACTGCCTCAAGAATGATAGTGGCATCCTTCCCACGACCCTTGAATTGTCCATGCCATGCTTTTGGACAgtttttccatttccaatgcatgcaatccACAGACCCGAGCATACCTGGAAACCctcgagctttgttcatctccaaaagcctCTGAGTGTCCTGAGCATTGGGTGCTCTCAAGTACTGTGGACCGAACACTTGTACCATAGCTATTGCAAATTGCTTGACATAGAAGATAGAAGTGCTCTCCGCCATCGCCAAGTTGTCATCAATGTAATTTGCCGGAACACCATATGCCATCATGCGCAAAGTGGCAGTGACCTTCTGCTCAATGCTATGGCCAAGCAACCCGGCACAGTTCCTTCTCTGCTCGAAGACTGGATTATGCTGCTTCACAGAATTGTAAATGCGGAAGAACAAGTATTTCGATATTTTGAAACGGCGTCGAAAGTAATTCTCCGGAAAAACAGGTGATGATGCAAAGTAGTTGCGCACCAACCGTTTGTGCGCATCAATCCGTTCTCTCCGAATGAACGCAGGACCATAAACGGAACCACAATGCTTCGG contains:
- the LOC119280769 gene encoding uncharacterized protein LOC119280769 isoform X1, with amino-acid sequence MGITAGTAHTSPAISDLSDPSGKHMNGADPISDDVDGADGSGDDEEEDRMECGKPAMEEEEVQRITGSTPISEIDAEAVMEADAQDTDVSEEPDPIPTNTTTKVSINNEVLDGADTDCVDDDEVDRGKSDAQLAKEKRVMSTEELKFESFRHGWETAFSRRSGHFLNKTTVSSMQFTHLAPGRIPLGAGIEPAVQIFSVKLTEVKGGFKFPLSVYGVVAARDGVDYNRNLVFFCDRRNSQKLTQNDPYLRLIGPSRAVFFEDYVNYEVQLMVKGSVKSRDRPLITDTYRQIRCRIGVSTICFQNCFCTLELRLERFLGSVQATIFGVRVVKDNGAWPFGYGVRVACSPASRELMEDSDGEIKYVAQPSSGEILLLDSKDGRRPADSDGYLYLSRQVVSVEPSGQLEVEIQAYAPPGVLPAKAQVCFEAQECNIDRGRCCLLGAEVEICVAWSRLASDMEMLAGVDRDFQRDEPEVAFTQVGLNGEPDTERIF
- the LOC119280769 gene encoding uncharacterized protein LOC119280769 isoform X2 — encoded protein: MGITAGTAHTSPAISDLSDPSGKHMNGADPISDDVDGADGSGDDEEEDRMECGKPAMEEEEVQRITGSTPISEIDAEAVMEADAQDTDVSEEPDPIPTNTTTKVSINNEVLDGADTDCVDDDEVDRGKSDAQLAKEKRVMSTEELKFESFRHGWETAFSRRSGHFLNKTTVSSMQFTHLAPGRIPLGAGIEPAVQIFSVKLTEDPYLRLIGPSRAVFFEDYVNYEVQLMVKGSVKSRDRPLITDTYRQIRCRIGVSTICFQNCFCTLELRLERFLGSVQATIFGVRVVKDNGAWPFGYGVRVACSPASRELMEDSDGEIKYVAQPSSGEILLLDSKDGRRPADSDGYLYLSRQVVSVEPSGQLEVEIQAYAPPGVLPAKAQVCFEAQECNIDRGRCCLLGAEVEICVAWSRLASDMEMLAGVDRDFQRDEPEVAFTQVGLNGEPDTERIF